The following are encoded in a window of Oncorhynchus mykiss isolate Arlee chromosome 31, USDA_OmykA_1.1, whole genome shotgun sequence genomic DNA:
- the LOC100136252 gene encoding regulator of G-protein signalling 14 isoform X2, producing MQIHFNSVPKAFSPEDGGLQRALPKSLLAGEENCSVQVWETERLQQYLSTNSNKGLAGDNAISNGVGSAVTALVVGSTTCSHNALLVLYQVAIFALSQAVSDGELNMSGRGSGGSCTSLPEAQGGAAQASSVVSWAVSFETLLEDPMGVCYFKAFLRSEVSAENILFYQACEKFREIPPTRMKELSEEAHAIFQTYLSDHAPYAVNIDDTARVEEKDLLKPTAGMFDKAQKQILKLMKMDSYRRFVRSPLYQKCTLASVEGRPLPNIPAEPTSTGSWENMATFSRSLNDNKKLVTCVHQRDKQREKRGSWGVDLSYTKVNVSRKDYRMSNSSVENGRSGLSDQGQGDGCGSVEGGYCCVYLPDGSASLAPIRPGLPLREMLSGLCEKRGFPLKDIIIYLHGKDRKPLSLEQDCSILRNQQVSLELRVTFALEVVFTGKTVGIMVKSSKTLQDALSAILQKHQLASHQARVTMSGSDVPLSMNTSVFKLANKKLQLDKVGSPRISGQTPVTQESGRSPVGPEVHGSPQADGPGAKPRVRKNHEMEVMMELLSRAQACRVDDQRGLLTKEHLELPQFLLKPPVHDQETQQGEAGEESLPGGLDKV from the exons AtgcaaatacattttaattcagtCCCAAAAGCTTTTTCTCCGGAAGATGGTGGCCTTCAGCGGGCTCTGCCGAAGTCTCTCTTGGCTGGCGAAGAGAACTGCTCAGTACAAGTTTGGGAAACTGAACGCCTACAACAATACCTGTCCACCAACTCAAATAAAG GGCTGGCTGGTGACAACGCTATCTCTAATGGGGTGGGAAGCGCAGTCACAGCTCTTGTGGTTGGATCCACAACCTGTTCTCATAATGCACTGTTGGTGCTATATCAGGTAGCCATATTTGCTCTG AGCCAGGCAGTGTCAGATGGCG AGCTGAACATGTCTGGTCGTGGCTCTGGGGGCAGTTGTACCAGTCTGCCAGAGGCCCAAGGGGGAGCTGCCCAGGCCAGCAGTGTCGTCAGCTGGGCTGTGTCCTTCGAGACGCTATTGGAAGACCCCATGGGAGTATGCTACTTCAAG GCCTTCCTGAGGTCAGAGGTGAGTGCGGAGAATATCCTGTTCTATCAGGCCTGCGAAAAGTTCCGGGAGATTCCACCCACCCGGATGAAAGAG TTAAGTGAGGAGGCTCATGCCATCTTCCAGACATACCTGTCTGACCACGCTCCCTACGCTGTGAACATCGACGACACGGCTCGCGTGGAGGAGAAGGACCTGCTGAAGCCTACAGCTGGAATGTTTGACAAGGCCCAGAAACAG ATTTTAAAGTTGATGAAGATGGACAGCTACAGGCGCTTCGTCCGCTCCCCTCTTTACCAGAAGTGTACCCTGGCCAGTGTGGAGGGCAGGCCACTACCCAACATCCCTGCTGAACCTACCAGCACAGGATCATGGGAGAACATGGCCACCTTTAGCCGCTCCCTCAATGACAACAAGAAG CTTGTAACCTGTGTTCATCAGAGGGATAAGCAGCGGGAGAAGAGGGGATCGTGGGGAG taGACTTGTCATACACCAAGGTGAATGTGTCTCGTAAGGACTATCGGATGTCCAACAGCAGTGTAGAG AATGGTCGCTCTGGTCTCTCAGACCAGGGGCAGGGTGATGGTTGCGGTAGTGTGGAGGGAGGTTACTGCTGTGTCTACCTGCCTGATGGCAGTGCATCCCTGGCCCCCATACGGCCCGGCCTCCCCCTCAGAGAAATGCTGTCTGGCCTCTGTGAGAAGAGAGGCTTCCCCCTCAAAGACATCATTATCTACCTCCATGGAAAGGACAGG AAGCCCTTATCTCTGGAGCAGGACTGTTCAATACTGAGGAACCAGCAAGTCTCCCTGGAGCTGAGGGTGACGTTTGC gTTGGAGGTGGTGTTCACTGGTAAGACAGTGGGCATCATGGTGAAGTCCAGTAAGACTCTGCAGGATGCCCTGTCTGCGATACTACAGAAACACCAACTCGCATCACACCAGGCCCGGGTCACCATG AGTGGGAGTGATGTGCCACTGAGCATGAACACTAGTGTGTTCAAACTGGCCAATAAGAAGCTGCAGCTGGACAAAG TTGGCAGTCCCAGGATCAGTGGCCAAACTCCAGTCACACAG GAGAGCGGTAGATCTCCAGTAGGCCCAGAGGTCCATGGGTCTCCTCAGGCAGACGGACCCGGAGCCAAGCCCAGGGTCAGGAAAAACCATGAGATGGAGG tgATGATGGAGCTGTTATCCAGGGCCCAGGCCTGTAGGGTGGATGACCAGAGAGGCCTGCTGACCAAGGAACACCTGGAGCTGCCCCAGTTCCTCCTGAAACCACCTGTCCATGACCAGGAGACTCAACAGGGGGAGGCTGGAGAG
- the LOC100136252 gene encoding regulator of G-protein signalling 14 isoform X3, which yields MQIHFNSVPKAFSPEDGGLQRALPKSLLAGEENCSVQVWETERLQQYLSTNSNKGLAGDNAISNGVGSAVTALVVGSTTCSHNALLVLYQVAIFALSQAVSDGELNMSGRGSGGSCTSLPEAQGGAAQASSVVSWAVSFETLLEDPMGVCYFKAFLRSEVSAENILFYQACEKFREIPPTRMKELSEEAHAIFQTYLSDHAPYAVNIDDTARVEEKDLLKPTAGMFDKAQKQILKLMKMDSYRRFVRSPLYQKCTLASVEGRPLPNIPAEPTSTGSWENMATFSRSLNDNKKLVTCVHQRDKQREKRGSWGDLSYTKVNVSRKDYRMSNSSVENGRSGLSDQGQGDGCGSVEGGYCCVYLPDGSASLAPIRPGLPLREMLSGLCEKRGFPLKDIIIYLHGKDRKPLSLEQDCSILRNQQVSLELRVTFALEVVFTGKTVGIMVKSSKTLQDALSAILQKHQLASHQARVTMSGSDVPLSMNTSVFKLANKKLQLDKVGSPRISGQTPVTQESGRSPVGPEVHGSPQADGPGAKPRVRKNHEMEVMMELLSRAQACRVDDQRGLLTKEHLELPQFLLKPPVHDQETQQGEAGEVTGGWSTHRH from the exons AtgcaaatacattttaattcagtCCCAAAAGCTTTTTCTCCGGAAGATGGTGGCCTTCAGCGGGCTCTGCCGAAGTCTCTCTTGGCTGGCGAAGAGAACTGCTCAGTACAAGTTTGGGAAACTGAACGCCTACAACAATACCTGTCCACCAACTCAAATAAAG GGCTGGCTGGTGACAACGCTATCTCTAATGGGGTGGGAAGCGCAGTCACAGCTCTTGTGGTTGGATCCACAACCTGTTCTCATAATGCACTGTTGGTGCTATATCAGGTAGCCATATTTGCTCTG AGCCAGGCAGTGTCAGATGGCG AGCTGAACATGTCTGGTCGTGGCTCTGGGGGCAGTTGTACCAGTCTGCCAGAGGCCCAAGGGGGAGCTGCCCAGGCCAGCAGTGTCGTCAGCTGGGCTGTGTCCTTCGAGACGCTATTGGAAGACCCCATGGGAGTATGCTACTTCAAG GCCTTCCTGAGGTCAGAGGTGAGTGCGGAGAATATCCTGTTCTATCAGGCCTGCGAAAAGTTCCGGGAGATTCCACCCACCCGGATGAAAGAG TTAAGTGAGGAGGCTCATGCCATCTTCCAGACATACCTGTCTGACCACGCTCCCTACGCTGTGAACATCGACGACACGGCTCGCGTGGAGGAGAAGGACCTGCTGAAGCCTACAGCTGGAATGTTTGACAAGGCCCAGAAACAG ATTTTAAAGTTGATGAAGATGGACAGCTACAGGCGCTTCGTCCGCTCCCCTCTTTACCAGAAGTGTACCCTGGCCAGTGTGGAGGGCAGGCCACTACCCAACATCCCTGCTGAACCTACCAGCACAGGATCATGGGAGAACATGGCCACCTTTAGCCGCTCCCTCAATGACAACAAGAAG CTTGTAACCTGTGTTCATCAGAGGGATAAGCAGCGGGAGAAGAGGGGATCGTGGGGAG ACTTGTCATACACCAAGGTGAATGTGTCTCGTAAGGACTATCGGATGTCCAACAGCAGTGTAGAG AATGGTCGCTCTGGTCTCTCAGACCAGGGGCAGGGTGATGGTTGCGGTAGTGTGGAGGGAGGTTACTGCTGTGTCTACCTGCCTGATGGCAGTGCATCCCTGGCCCCCATACGGCCCGGCCTCCCCCTCAGAGAAATGCTGTCTGGCCTCTGTGAGAAGAGAGGCTTCCCCCTCAAAGACATCATTATCTACCTCCATGGAAAGGACAGG AAGCCCTTATCTCTGGAGCAGGACTGTTCAATACTGAGGAACCAGCAAGTCTCCCTGGAGCTGAGGGTGACGTTTGC gTTGGAGGTGGTGTTCACTGGTAAGACAGTGGGCATCATGGTGAAGTCCAGTAAGACTCTGCAGGATGCCCTGTCTGCGATACTACAGAAACACCAACTCGCATCACACCAGGCCCGGGTCACCATG AGTGGGAGTGATGTGCCACTGAGCATGAACACTAGTGTGTTCAAACTGGCCAATAAGAAGCTGCAGCTGGACAAAG TTGGCAGTCCCAGGATCAGTGGCCAAACTCCAGTCACACAG GAGAGCGGTAGATCTCCAGTAGGCCCAGAGGTCCATGGGTCTCCTCAGGCAGACGGACCCGGAGCCAAGCCCAGGGTCAGGAAAAACCATGAGATGGAGG tgATGATGGAGCTGTTATCCAGGGCCCAGGCCTGTAGGGTGGATGACCAGAGAGGCCTGCTGACCAAGGAACACCTGGAGCTGCCCCAGTTCCTCCTGAAACCACCTGTCCATGACCAGGAGACTCAACAGGGGGAGGCTGGAGAGGTGACAGGGGGATGGAGCACCCACAGACACTGA
- the LOC100136252 gene encoding regulator of G-protein signalling 14 isoform X1 yields the protein MQIHFNSVPKAFSPEDGGLQRALPKSLLAGEENCSVQVWETERLQQYLSTNSNKGLAGDNAISNGVGSAVTALVVGSTTCSHNALLVLYQVAIFALSQAVSDGELNMSGRGSGGSCTSLPEAQGGAAQASSVVSWAVSFETLLEDPMGVCYFKAFLRSEVSAENILFYQACEKFREIPPTRMKELSEEAHAIFQTYLSDHAPYAVNIDDTARVEEKDLLKPTAGMFDKAQKQILKLMKMDSYRRFVRSPLYQKCTLASVEGRPLPNIPAEPTSTGSWENMATFSRSLNDNKKLVTCVHQRDKQREKRGSWGVDLSYTKVNVSRKDYRMSNSSVENGRSGLSDQGQGDGCGSVEGGYCCVYLPDGSASLAPIRPGLPLREMLSGLCEKRGFPLKDIIIYLHGKDRKPLSLEQDCSILRNQQVSLELRVTFALEVVFTGKTVGIMVKSSKTLQDALSAILQKHQLASHQARVTMSGSDVPLSMNTSVFKLANKKLQLDKVGSPRISGQTPVTQESGRSPVGPEVHGSPQADGPGAKPRVRKNHEMEVMMELLSRAQACRVDDQRGLLTKEHLELPQFLLKPPVHDQETQQGEAGEVTGGWSTHRH from the exons AtgcaaatacattttaattcagtCCCAAAAGCTTTTTCTCCGGAAGATGGTGGCCTTCAGCGGGCTCTGCCGAAGTCTCTCTTGGCTGGCGAAGAGAACTGCTCAGTACAAGTTTGGGAAACTGAACGCCTACAACAATACCTGTCCACCAACTCAAATAAAG GGCTGGCTGGTGACAACGCTATCTCTAATGGGGTGGGAAGCGCAGTCACAGCTCTTGTGGTTGGATCCACAACCTGTTCTCATAATGCACTGTTGGTGCTATATCAGGTAGCCATATTTGCTCTG AGCCAGGCAGTGTCAGATGGCG AGCTGAACATGTCTGGTCGTGGCTCTGGGGGCAGTTGTACCAGTCTGCCAGAGGCCCAAGGGGGAGCTGCCCAGGCCAGCAGTGTCGTCAGCTGGGCTGTGTCCTTCGAGACGCTATTGGAAGACCCCATGGGAGTATGCTACTTCAAG GCCTTCCTGAGGTCAGAGGTGAGTGCGGAGAATATCCTGTTCTATCAGGCCTGCGAAAAGTTCCGGGAGATTCCACCCACCCGGATGAAAGAG TTAAGTGAGGAGGCTCATGCCATCTTCCAGACATACCTGTCTGACCACGCTCCCTACGCTGTGAACATCGACGACACGGCTCGCGTGGAGGAGAAGGACCTGCTGAAGCCTACAGCTGGAATGTTTGACAAGGCCCAGAAACAG ATTTTAAAGTTGATGAAGATGGACAGCTACAGGCGCTTCGTCCGCTCCCCTCTTTACCAGAAGTGTACCCTGGCCAGTGTGGAGGGCAGGCCACTACCCAACATCCCTGCTGAACCTACCAGCACAGGATCATGGGAGAACATGGCCACCTTTAGCCGCTCCCTCAATGACAACAAGAAG CTTGTAACCTGTGTTCATCAGAGGGATAAGCAGCGGGAGAAGAGGGGATCGTGGGGAG taGACTTGTCATACACCAAGGTGAATGTGTCTCGTAAGGACTATCGGATGTCCAACAGCAGTGTAGAG AATGGTCGCTCTGGTCTCTCAGACCAGGGGCAGGGTGATGGTTGCGGTAGTGTGGAGGGAGGTTACTGCTGTGTCTACCTGCCTGATGGCAGTGCATCCCTGGCCCCCATACGGCCCGGCCTCCCCCTCAGAGAAATGCTGTCTGGCCTCTGTGAGAAGAGAGGCTTCCCCCTCAAAGACATCATTATCTACCTCCATGGAAAGGACAGG AAGCCCTTATCTCTGGAGCAGGACTGTTCAATACTGAGGAACCAGCAAGTCTCCCTGGAGCTGAGGGTGACGTTTGC gTTGGAGGTGGTGTTCACTGGTAAGACAGTGGGCATCATGGTGAAGTCCAGTAAGACTCTGCAGGATGCCCTGTCTGCGATACTACAGAAACACCAACTCGCATCACACCAGGCCCGGGTCACCATG AGTGGGAGTGATGTGCCACTGAGCATGAACACTAGTGTGTTCAAACTGGCCAATAAGAAGCTGCAGCTGGACAAAG TTGGCAGTCCCAGGATCAGTGGCCAAACTCCAGTCACACAG GAGAGCGGTAGATCTCCAGTAGGCCCAGAGGTCCATGGGTCTCCTCAGGCAGACGGACCCGGAGCCAAGCCCAGGGTCAGGAAAAACCATGAGATGGAGG tgATGATGGAGCTGTTATCCAGGGCCCAGGCCTGTAGGGTGGATGACCAGAGAGGCCTGCTGACCAAGGAACACCTGGAGCTGCCCCAGTTCCTCCTGAAACCACCTGTCCATGACCAGGAGACTCAACAGGGGGAGGCTGGAGAGGTGACAGGGGGATGGAGCACCCACAGACACTGA